One window from the genome of Salvelinus sp. IW2-2015 linkage group LG30, ASM291031v2, whole genome shotgun sequence encodes:
- the LOC111955268 gene encoding tetraspanin-13: MIILFMVFIVQFSVSSACLAINKDQQEQLLEVGWNNSHTTQRDVEKSLNCCGFYHVDNNGTCDAACFPNHSCSPCAEQIQAHAGEVLRFVGGIGLFFSFTEILGVWLTYQYRNQKDPRANPSAFL, encoded by the exons ATGATCATCCTCTTCATGGTGTTCATCGTCCAGTTCTCTGTCTCCAGCGCCTGTCTGGCCATCAACAAGGATCAGCAG GAACAACTGTTGGAGGTGGGATGGAACAACTCTCATACCACCCAGAGAGACGTAGAGAAGAGTCTCAACTGCTGTGGCTTCTACCACGTAGACAACAACGGGACCTGTGACGCT GCCTGTTTCCCCAACCACTCCTGTTCACCGTGTGCTGAGCAGATCCAGGCGCATGCAGGAGAGGTGTTGCGCTTCGTGGGCGGGATAGGCCTCTTCTTCAGCTTCACTGAG ATCCTGGGGGTGTGGCTAACGTATCAATACAGGAACCAGAAAGACCCTCGAGCCAATCCCAGTGCCTTCCTGTAA
- the LOC111954710 gene encoding eIF5-mimic protein 1: MNTGKQQKPVLTGQRFKTRKRDEKEKFEPTVFRDTIILGLNEAGGDLDAVAKFLDVTGSRLDYRRYADTLFDILIAGSMLAPGGTRIDEGDKTKVTEHCVFTTKENHANLRHYAQVFNKLIRRYKYLQNAFEEEIKKLLLFLKAFSESEQTKLAMLTGILLANGTLPPPILTSLFSDNVVKEGISASFAVKMFKAWISEKDANAVTSALRKANLDKKLLELFPANKQNMEHFSKYFNEAGLKELSDFMRVQQSQGTRKELQKELQERLSQDCPIREMVVYVKEEMKRSDLQEQAVIGLLWNILMNAVEWNKKEELVTEQALKHLKHYAPLLAAFSTQGQSELVLLLRIQEYCYDHIHFMKSFSKIVVLFYKADVLSEEAILRWYKDTHTTKGKGVFVEQMKKFVEWLQNAEEESESEGEED; this comes from the exons ATGAATACCGGTAAGCAACAGAAGCCAGTGCTAACAGGCCAGCGGTTCAAGACCAGGAAAAGGG ATGAAAAGGAGAAGTTTGAGCCCACAGTTTTTAGAGACACAATTATTCTGGGCCTCAACGAAGCAGGAGGGGACCTCGATGCTGTAGCCAAGTTCCTGGACGTGACCGGGTCCCGACTCGACTACCGTCGCTATGCCGACACTCTCTTCGACATCCTCATCGCGGGGAGCATGCTCG CTCCCGGCGGGACGCGCATTGACGAGGGGGACAAGACCAAGGTGACAGAACACTGTGTGTTTACCACCAAGGAGAACCATGCCAACCTCCGCCACTATGCTCAg gtTTTTAACAAGCTTATCAGGAGGTACAAGTACCTGCAGAATGCCTTCGAGGAGGAAATCAAAAAG CTTCTGCTGTTCCTGAAGGCATTCAGCGAATCAGAGCAGACCAAGCTGGCTATGTTGACTGGTATCCTATTGGCTAACGGCACTCTGCCCCCACCCATCCTCACCAGCCTCTTCAGTGACAATGTTGTcaaggaag GTATCTCTGCATCCTTTGCGGTGAAGATGTTCAAGGCATGGATATCTGAGAAAGATGCCAATGCAGTCACCTCAGCCCTGAGGAAGGCTAACCTGGATAAGAAACTCCTG GAGTTGTTTCCTGCCAACAAGCAGAACATGGAGCACTTCTCAAAGTACTTCAATGAGGCGGGGCTGAAGGAGCTGTCAGACTTTATGCGTGTGCAGCAGTCTCAGGGAACACGAAAGGAGCTGCAGAAAGAACTGCAGGAGCGCCTCTCTCAGGACTGCCCCATACGAGAG ATGGTGGTGTACGTgaaggaggagatgaagaggagtgACCTCCAGGAGCAGGCTGTGATTGGTCTGCTGTGGAACATTCTCATGAACGCTGTGGAGTGGAACAAGAAGGAGGAGTTGGTCACAGAGCAAGCCCTCAAACACCTTAAA CACTATGCCCCCCTGCTAGCAGCGTTCAGCACCCAGGGCCAGTCAGAGCTGGTGCTGCTACTGAGGATCCAGGAGTACTGCTATGACCATATCCACTTCATGAAGTCCTTCTCCAAGATAGTGGTGCTCTTCTACAAAG CTGACGTGTTGAGTGAGGAGGCCATTCTGAGGTGGTACAAAGACACTCACACCACCAAAGGGAAAGGTGTCTTTGTCGAGCAGATGAAGAAGTTTGTTGAGTGGCTGCAAAATGCAGAAGAAG AGTCCGagtctgagggagaggaggactag